One stretch of Streptomyces sp. NBC_00443 DNA includes these proteins:
- a CDS encoding ATP-dependent DNA helicase translates to MSARITDPEQLKELLGIPFTPEQTACITAPPAPQVIVAGAGSGKTTVMAARVVWLVGTGQVAPEQVLGLTFTNKAAGELAERVRKALIRAGVTDPDVIDPDNPPGEPVISTYHAFAGRLLTDHGLRIGLEPTSRLLADATRYQLAARVLREAPGPYPALTRSFADLVSDLLTLDAELAEHLVRPEALRAYDAGMLLTLQGAKLTNADLRKVPEAAAARRELADLVRRYRAAKRERDLLDFGDQIALSAQLAGIPEVGPILRDEFRVVLLDEYQDTSVAQRVLLAGLFGGGTGHPVTAVGDPCQAIYGWRGASVANLDDFPEHFAHTDGRPAARQALSENRRSGGRLLDLANGLAEPLRAMHAGVEALRPAPGAERDGMVRCALLPTHAEEIDWIADSVAHLVRTGKEPGEIAVLCRTATDFAEIQAALVARDIPVEVVGLSGLLHLPEIADLVAVCEVLQDPGANAALVRLLTGPRWRIGPRDLALLGRRARRLVSHARVDGDDDPDRRLAEAVEGVDPAEVISLADALDTFLETPMDGDGDDDGLPFSPDARVRFARLATELRDLRRSLSDPLMDVLHRVLAVTGLEVELSASPHALAARRRETLSNFLDIAASFAAGDNEASLLAFLGFLRTAAQYEKGLDNALPGGENTVKVLTAHKSKGLEWDVVAVPGLVTGTFPSTQGREKWTAQGKVLPHELRGDTDTLPDVASWDSRGLKAFHEAMKDHQHTEELRLGYVTFTRPRSLLLGSGHWWGPTQKKPRGPSDFLQALYDHCAAGYGEIEAWADEPAEGEENPALHRENADQLWPLPLDETALARRRAAAETVLAHLEALTSHEDGHPAAAHDPDTYDDPDWPPPPDDDEAVVDDLPDEDDPFADGTFADETFADGARRDGSLAGGSRRDGSPADGSRGDKRFADAPDEPFAGDLSSEDDPGNWDSWPTGRPTIPHQATSPEPPAGPPARRHPPKREPLTPEETRTLASWDRDLDALTGELLRARASVTDVPLPASLTASQLMRLAADPDGFAQELARPMPRPPQPAARRGTRFHAWIEARFEELTLPMLEPDDLPGSEAEIADERDLEALKDAFERTEYAHRTPYRVETPFQLAIAGRVVRGRIDAVYKEGDGNGATYEIVDWKTNRTRTADPLQLALYRLAWAEQEGVPLGSVNAAFLYVRSGEVVRPDDLPDRTALERLLTEDPVTEAECEEPPTEDVGAGR, encoded by the coding sequence GTGTCCGCCCGTATCACCGATCCCGAGCAGCTCAAGGAGCTCCTCGGCATCCCGTTCACTCCGGAGCAGACGGCCTGCATCACCGCGCCGCCCGCCCCGCAGGTCATCGTGGCCGGAGCCGGGTCGGGCAAGACCACGGTGATGGCGGCACGCGTGGTGTGGCTGGTCGGCACCGGCCAGGTCGCCCCCGAACAGGTCCTCGGCCTGACCTTCACCAACAAGGCCGCCGGTGAACTCGCCGAGCGCGTCCGCAAGGCGCTCATCAGGGCCGGTGTCACCGACCCCGACGTCATCGACCCGGACAATCCGCCGGGCGAGCCGGTGATCTCGACGTACCACGCCTTCGCCGGCCGCCTGCTGACCGATCACGGCCTGCGCATCGGCCTCGAACCGACGTCCCGCCTGCTCGCCGACGCCACCCGCTACCAACTCGCCGCGCGCGTGCTGCGCGAGGCCCCGGGCCCGTATCCGGCACTCACCCGCTCCTTCGCCGACCTGGTCAGCGACCTGCTCACCCTCGACGCCGAACTCGCCGAGCACCTCGTCCGGCCCGAGGCCCTGCGCGCGTACGACGCCGGGATGCTGCTCACGCTGCAAGGTGCCAAGCTCACCAACGCCGATCTGCGCAAGGTCCCCGAGGCGGCCGCGGCCCGCCGGGAACTCGCCGACCTCGTGCGCCGCTACCGCGCGGCAAAGCGGGAGCGGGACCTGCTGGACTTCGGCGACCAGATCGCCCTGTCGGCACAGCTCGCCGGGATCCCCGAGGTAGGCCCCATCCTGCGCGACGAGTTCCGCGTGGTCCTCCTGGACGAATACCAGGACACGTCCGTCGCCCAACGCGTCCTCCTGGCGGGCCTGTTCGGGGGTGGCACCGGCCACCCGGTGACCGCCGTCGGCGACCCCTGCCAGGCGATCTACGGTTGGCGCGGCGCCTCCGTCGCCAACCTCGACGACTTCCCCGAGCACTTCGCGCACACCGACGGCCGCCCCGCCGCCCGCCAGGCGCTCAGCGAGAACCGCCGCAGCGGCGGCCGCCTCCTCGACCTCGCCAACGGCCTCGCCGAGCCCCTGCGCGCCATGCACGCGGGCGTGGAGGCCCTCCGCCCGGCCCCGGGTGCCGAGCGTGACGGCATGGTCCGCTGCGCCCTCCTGCCCACCCATGCCGAGGAGATCGACTGGATCGCCGACTCCGTCGCGCATCTCGTCCGCACCGGCAAGGAACCCGGCGAGATCGCCGTCCTGTGCCGCACGGCGACCGACTTCGCCGAGATCCAAGCCGCGCTCGTCGCCCGGGACATCCCCGTCGAGGTGGTCGGCCTGTCCGGGCTGCTCCACCTGCCCGAAATCGCCGACCTCGTCGCGGTCTGCGAGGTCCTCCAGGACCCCGGAGCCAATGCGGCCCTGGTCCGCCTCCTCACCGGCCCGCGTTGGCGCATCGGCCCGCGCGACCTCGCCCTCCTGGGGCGCCGCGCACGGCGGTTGGTGTCCCACGCGCGGGTGGACGGCGACGACGACCCGGACCGTCGCCTGGCCGAGGCCGTCGAAGGGGTCGACCCCGCCGAGGTCATTTCGCTCGCGGACGCCCTGGACACGTTCCTTGAGACGCCGATGGACGGCGACGGTGACGACGACGGGCTGCCCTTCTCGCCGGACGCGCGCGTGCGGTTCGCGCGCCTGGCCACCGAACTGCGGGACCTGCGCCGCTCCCTGTCCGACCCGCTGATGGACGTACTTCACCGCGTCCTCGCCGTCACCGGCCTGGAAGTGGAGCTGTCGGCGTCCCCGCACGCCCTGGCCGCCCGCCGCCGCGAGACCCTGTCCAACTTCCTCGACATCGCCGCCTCCTTCGCGGCCGGCGACAACGAGGCGTCCCTGCTCGCCTTCCTCGGCTTCCTGCGCACCGCCGCCCAGTACGAGAAGGGGCTCGACAACGCCCTCCCGGGCGGCGAGAACACCGTCAAGGTGCTCACCGCGCACAAGTCCAAGGGCCTGGAGTGGGACGTCGTCGCCGTCCCCGGCCTGGTCACGGGCACCTTCCCCAGCACCCAGGGCCGCGAGAAGTGGACCGCGCAGGGCAAGGTCCTCCCGCACGAGCTGCGCGGCGACACCGACACGCTCCCGGACGTCGCCTCCTGGGATTCCCGCGGCCTGAAGGCCTTCCACGAGGCCATGAAGGATCACCAGCACACCGAGGAACTCCGCCTCGGCTACGTCACCTTCACCCGCCCCCGCTCCCTGCTCCTCGGCTCCGGCCACTGGTGGGGCCCCACCCAGAAGAAACCCCGCGGACCCTCCGACTTCCTGCAGGCCCTGTACGACCACTGCGCGGCCGGGTACGGCGAGATCGAGGCGTGGGCCGACGAGCCGGCCGAGGGCGAGGAGAACCCGGCCCTGCACCGGGAGAACGCCGACCAGCTGTGGCCCCTGCCTCTCGACGAGACGGCTCTGGCCCGACGCCGGGCCGCCGCCGAGACGGTCCTGGCCCACCTGGAGGCGCTCACCTCCCACGAGGACGGCCACCCCGCCGCCGCGCACGACCCGGACACGTACGACGATCCGGACTGGCCTCCGCCGCCGGACGACGACGAAGCGGTCGTGGACGATTTGCCCGACGAGGACGATCCTTTCGCGGACGGGACCTTCGCCGACGAGACCTTCGCGGACGGGGCCCGCCGAGATGGTTCCCTCGCGGGCGGGTCCCGCCGAGACGGTTCGCCAGCGGACGGGTCCCGCGGGGACAAGCGCTTCGCGGACGCCCCCGACGAGCCCTTCGCCGGCGACCTGTCGTCCGAGGACGATCCTGGCAACTGGGACTCCTGGCCCACCGGCCGCCCGACCATCCCGCACCAGGCGACATCCCCGGAGCCCCCTGCCGGACCACCCGCACGCCGCCATCCACCGAAACGGGAACCGCTCACACCCGAGGAAACCCGCACCCTGGCTTCCTGGGACCGCGACCTCGACGCCCTCACCGGAGAGCTCCTGCGCGCCCGCGCGAGCGTCACCGACGTGCCCCTGCCCGCGTCGCTGACCGCGTCCCAGCTGATGCGGCTGGCTGCCGACCCGGATGGGTTCGCGCAGGAGCTCGCGCGCCCCATGCCGCGCCCGCCTCAACCTGCCGCGCGCCGCGGTACCCGATTCCACGCCTGGATCGAGGCTCGCTTCGAAGAGCTCACGCTGCCCATGCTGGAGCCGGACGACCTGCCCGGCAGCGAGGCCGAGATCGCCGACGAGCGCGACCTGGAGGCCCTCAAGGACGCCTTCGAGCGCACCGAATACGCGCACCGCACGCCGTACCGGGTCGAGACCCCGTTCCAGCTCGCGATCGCGGGCCGCGTCGTAAGGGGCCGTATCGACGCCGTCTACAAGGAGGGCGACGGCAACGGGGCGACGTACGAGATCGTCGACTGGAAGACCAACCGGACCCGCACCGCCGACCCGCTCCAGCTCGCCCTCTACCGCCTCGCCTGGGCCGAGCAGGAGGGCGTGCCGCTGGGGTCGGTCAACGCCGCGTTTCTGTACGTCCGCAGCGGCGAGGTCGTACGGCCGGACGATCTGCCGGACCGGACGGCCCTGGAGCGGCTGCTGACCGAGGACCCGGTCACGGAGGCGGAGTGTGAGGAACCGCCCACCGAGGATGTCGGTGCGGGCCGATAG
- a CDS encoding MGMT family protein — MSEESLPDDTRPEYDRAHPEHADALPEYAERVLEVADLIPPGRVMTYGDVAEWLEQGGPRQVGRVMALYGGAVPWWRVVRADGALLPGHELRALEHYRAESTPLKEASRAAEGHLPRLDMRRARWDGGERAQGHT; from the coding sequence ATGAGCGAGGAGAGCCTTCCGGACGACACCCGCCCGGAGTACGACCGGGCCCACCCGGAGCACGCGGACGCGCTGCCGGAGTACGCCGAGCGTGTCCTCGAGGTCGCCGACCTGATTCCGCCGGGACGCGTGATGACGTACGGGGACGTCGCGGAGTGGCTGGAGCAGGGCGGTCCCCGCCAGGTCGGCCGGGTGATGGCCCTCTACGGGGGCGCCGTTCCGTGGTGGCGGGTGGTCCGCGCGGACGGGGCCCTGCTGCCCGGCCACGAACTGCGGGCGCTGGAGCACTACCGCGCGGAAAGCACACCGCTGAAGGAGGCGAGCAGGGCTGCCGAGGGCCACCTGCCGCGCCTCGACATGAGACGGGCGCGCTGGGACGGCGGCGAACGCGCACAGGGTCACACCTGA
- a CDS encoding lysylphosphatidylglycerol synthase transmembrane domain-containing protein, with the protein MKQQGAHPEDAEGTSDASSRPDTANAGKKDSGNSDGGKKDEPGKGAGTSDAGRKAVEGKAGYDLEEVHADEVEGDEPLLPARVHRPSDLMRLLVGVLGIALLLAIAAFAHGTTSGLEQDINKGTGQAPDLFSKIAGLVSSIAILLVPVAFAIERLIKRDGLRIADGVLAAVLAHGVTLATDLWVARAAPDSIRDALTQPSPGDVGSLTDPVHGYLAPVIAYMTAVGMSRRPRWRAVLWAVLVLYAFSMLVTGYTTPFSILLTLLIGWTVAYGTLYAVGSPNVRPTGRTLMAGLRHVGFRPVSAAREEVSEESGDRGRRYFVTLEEGPPLDVTVVDREQQAQGFFYRAWRNLTLRGFATRSSLQSLRQALEQEALLAYAAIAAGANAPKLIATSELGPDAVMLVYEHTGGHTLDSLPDEEITDDLLRDTWLQVKALQSRRIAHRRLVGDAILVDRSGKVIITDLRIGEIAANNLLLRMDISQLLVTLGLRVGAERAVASAVGVLGPDAVADCLPMLQPIALSRSTRATLRRLARERAEREREAVLEASRHAKHARSEEAADDAGPVLDKPDNELDKKLDKTEKPDKKTVRAQARAEKRAIDEALDEAREEDLLTQIRHEVLLIRPQAPVEPARLERVRPRTLISFIAGAIGAYFLLTQLTHIEFGPLIANAQWGWVAAAVLFSAASYFAAAMALLGFVPERVPFRRTVSAQVAGSFVKIVAPAAVGGVALNTRFLQRAGVRPGLAVASVGASQLFGLGCHILMLLSFGYLTGTEKTPSLSPSRTVIAGLLTVAVLVLVVTSVPFLRKFVVTRVRSLFAGVVPRMLDVLQRPQKLVTGIGGMLLLTACFVMCLDASIRAFGSEGTSISLASVAVVFLAGNALGSAAPTPGGVGAVEATLTVGLIAVGLPSEVAAPSVLLFRLLTLWLPVLPGWLAFNHLTRKGAL; encoded by the coding sequence ATGAAGCAGCAGGGTGCGCACCCGGAGGACGCGGAAGGCACCTCTGACGCTTCGTCGCGCCCGGACACCGCGAACGCCGGCAAGAAGGACTCCGGCAACAGCGACGGCGGCAAGAAGGACGAGCCCGGCAAGGGCGCCGGCACGAGCGACGCCGGCCGCAAGGCCGTCGAGGGCAAGGCCGGGTACGACCTCGAAGAGGTGCACGCCGACGAGGTCGAGGGCGACGAACCGCTGCTCCCCGCGCGCGTGCACCGTCCCTCCGACCTCATGCGGCTCCTCGTGGGTGTGCTGGGCATCGCCCTGCTGCTCGCGATCGCCGCGTTCGCGCACGGCACCACCTCGGGTCTAGAGCAGGACATCAACAAGGGCACCGGGCAGGCGCCCGACCTGTTCAGCAAGATCGCCGGACTCGTGTCCAGCATCGCGATCCTCCTGGTGCCCGTCGCCTTCGCGATCGAGCGTCTGATCAAGCGGGACGGGCTGCGGATCGCCGACGGCGTCCTCGCCGCCGTCCTCGCTCACGGCGTGACGCTCGCCACCGACCTGTGGGTCGCGCGGGCCGCCCCGGACTCCATCCGGGACGCGCTCACCCAGCCCTCCCCCGGCGATGTCGGCTCCCTCACCGACCCGGTACACGGCTACCTCGCCCCGGTCATCGCGTACATGACGGCCGTGGGCATGTCCCGCAGACCCCGCTGGCGTGCGGTCCTGTGGGCGGTCCTGGTCCTGTACGCCTTCTCCATGCTGGTCACCGGCTACACCACGCCGTTCTCGATCCTCCTGACCTTGCTGATCGGCTGGACCGTCGCCTACGGCACGCTGTACGCGGTCGGCTCGCCCAACGTCCGGCCCACGGGGCGGACCCTGATGGCGGGCCTCAGGCACGTCGGCTTCCGCCCGGTGAGCGCGGCCCGCGAGGAGGTGTCCGAGGAGTCCGGCGACCGCGGCCGGCGCTACTTCGTCACCCTCGAGGAGGGCCCCCCGCTCGATGTCACGGTGGTCGACCGAGAACAGCAGGCCCAGGGCTTCTTCTACCGCGCCTGGCGCAATCTGACGCTGCGCGGCTTCGCCACCCGCAGCAGCCTCCAGTCGCTGCGCCAGGCCCTTGAGCAGGAGGCGCTGCTCGCCTACGCGGCGATCGCGGCCGGCGCCAACGCGCCCAAGCTCATCGCCACCTCCGAGCTCGGCCCGGACGCCGTGATGCTGGTCTACGAGCACACCGGCGGGCACACCCTCGACTCGTTGCCGGACGAGGAGATCACGGACGACCTGCTGCGCGACACCTGGCTCCAGGTGAAGGCGCTGCAGTCCCGTCGCATCGCCCACCGCAGGCTGGTGGGTGACGCGATTCTGGTGGATCGTTCCGGCAAGGTGATCATCACCGACCTGCGGATCGGCGAGATCGCGGCGAACAATCTGTTGCTGCGCATGGACATCTCCCAGCTGCTGGTGACGCTCGGCCTGCGCGTGGGCGCGGAGCGCGCGGTGGCCTCGGCGGTGGGCGTGCTCGGTCCGGACGCCGTGGCCGACTGTCTGCCGATGCTGCAGCCCATCGCGTTGAGCCGCTCCACGCGCGCGACGCTGCGCAGGCTGGCCCGTGAGAGGGCCGAGCGTGAGCGTGAGGCGGTGCTGGAGGCGTCGCGGCACGCCAAGCACGCGCGAAGCGAGGAGGCCGCGGACGATGCCGGGCCGGTACTCGACAAGCCGGACAATGAGCTCGACAAGAAGCTCGACAAGACGGAAAAGCCGGACAAGAAGACCGTACGGGCGCAGGCGCGGGCCGAGAAGCGGGCCATCGACGAGGCACTGGACGAGGCGCGCGAGGAGGATCTGCTCACGCAGATCCGCCACGAGGTGCTGCTCATCAGGCCGCAGGCACCCGTCGAACCGGCCCGGCTGGAGCGGGTGCGGCCGCGCACCCTGATCAGCTTCATCGCCGGCGCCATCGGCGCGTACTTCCTGCTGACGCAGCTCACGCACATCGAGTTCGGTCCGCTCATCGCCAACGCCCAGTGGGGCTGGGTGGCCGCGGCCGTACTGTTCTCGGCAGCCAGCTACTTCGCGGCGGCGATGGCGCTGCTGGGGTTCGTGCCCGAGCGGGTGCCGTTCCGGCGGACCGTGTCGGCGCAGGTCGCCGGGTCCTTCGTGAAGATCGTCGCGCCGGCCGCGGTCGGTGGCGTCGCCCTCAACACGCGGTTCCTGCAGCGCGCGGGCGTGCGGCCGGGCCTCGCGGTGGCGAGCGTCGGCGCGTCGCAGTTGTTCGGGCTCGGCTGCCACATCCTGATGCTGCTGTCCTTCGGCTATCTGACCGGCACCGAGAAGACGCCGTCGCTGTCGCCGTCCCGGACCGTCATCGCGGGTCTGCTGACGGTGGCGGTACTGGTGCTCGTGGTGACATCGGTGCCGTTCCTGCGGAAATTCGTCGTCACGCGCGTGAGGTCGCTGTTCGCGGGTGTCGTGCCGCGCATGCTCGACGTGCTGCAGCGGCCGCAGAAACTGGTCACCGGCATCGGCGGCATGCTGCTGTTGACCGCCTGCTTCGTGATGTGCCTGGACGCGTCGATCAGGGCGTTCGGCAGCGAGGGGACCTCGATCAGCCTCGCCAGCGTGGCCGTCGTCTTCCTCGCGGGCAACGCCCTCGGCTCCGCGGCACCGACCCCGGGCGGCGTCGGTGCCGTGGAGGCCACCCTGACGGTCGGTCTCATCGCCGTGGGCCTGCCGAGCGAGGTCGCCGCACCGTCGGTGCTGCTGTTCCGGCTGCTGACACTGTGGCTGCCGGTGCTGCCGGGCTGGCTGGCCTTCAACCACCTGACCCGCAAGGGCGCGCTGTAA
- a CDS encoding alpha/beta hydrolase produces MPNPPRKRAAALTAAALLLSSLLAGCSDNDSGDEDLTAQELSWKDCPAPSQAQGGVGSPSPLPDGDSWQCATMKAPRDWDDPKGDTIDIELIRAQSSGDPNRRIGSLIFNFGGPGASGVTTLPAFGDGYEKLRTRYDLVSFDPRGVGRSAPVLCENDQQLDAYFQQDTTPDDDAERTELVDSTKDFNDACEENSDGMLPHVRTTDAARDMDLMRQVLGDDKLHYFGISYGTELGGVYAHLFPKNVGRAVFDAVVDPTQNSEQGSLGQVKGFQLALDNFAEDCTSKTEDCPIGDTAQDVKNRMAKLLKDLDSKPIQGVFPRELTQSAATNGIAQALYSQDLWQYLTEGLEQAYDGDGRILMLLSDSLNGRSENGEYSNITAANISINCADDKPRYTQADVERKLPEFRAASPLFGDAFAWSMLSCTDWAVPGAADHPDVSAPGSAPILVVGNTGDPATPYEGARRMVEALGEGVGVELTYKGQGHGAYNSKSKCVQNSVNGYLLDGKVPAAGTVCT; encoded by the coding sequence ATGCCGAACCCTCCCAGGAAGCGCGCCGCTGCCCTGACCGCCGCCGCCCTGCTGCTGTCCTCCTTGCTGGCCGGCTGCAGCGACAACGACTCCGGGGACGAGGACCTCACGGCCCAGGAGCTGAGTTGGAAGGACTGCCCGGCCCCCTCCCAGGCGCAGGGCGGCGTGGGCAGCCCGTCACCTCTGCCGGACGGCGACTCATGGCAGTGCGCCACCATGAAGGCGCCCCGTGACTGGGACGACCCCAAGGGCGACACGATCGACATCGAGCTGATCCGGGCACAGTCCAGTGGCGACCCGAACCGGCGCATCGGCTCGCTGATCTTCAACTTCGGCGGGCCCGGCGCCTCGGGCGTCACCACGCTGCCCGCCTTCGGCGACGGGTACGAGAAGCTGCGCACCCGCTACGACCTGGTGAGCTTCGACCCGCGCGGGGTCGGCCGCAGCGCGCCCGTACTGTGCGAGAACGACCAGCAGCTCGACGCCTACTTCCAGCAGGACACGACGCCGGACGACGACGCCGAGCGGACCGAACTGGTCGACAGCACCAAGGATTTCAACGACGCCTGCGAGGAGAACTCCGACGGGATGCTGCCGCATGTGCGCACCACCGACGCGGCCCGCGACATGGACCTGATGCGCCAGGTGCTCGGCGACGACAAACTGCACTACTTCGGCATCTCGTACGGCACCGAACTCGGCGGTGTCTACGCCCACTTGTTCCCCAAGAACGTGGGCCGCGCGGTCTTCGACGCAGTGGTCGACCCGACGCAGAACTCCGAGCAGGGCTCACTCGGGCAGGTCAAGGGCTTTCAGCTCGCGCTCGACAACTTCGCGGAGGACTGCACCTCGAAGACCGAGGACTGCCCGATCGGCGACACCGCACAGGACGTCAAGAACCGCATGGCGAAGCTTCTGAAGGACCTCGACAGCAAGCCGATCCAGGGCGTCTTCCCGCGCGAACTGACCCAGAGCGCCGCGACCAACGGCATCGCGCAGGCGCTGTACTCGCAGGACCTCTGGCAGTACCTCACCGAGGGGCTGGAACAGGCGTACGACGGTGACGGCAGGATTCTGATGCTGCTGTCCGACTCGCTGAACGGGCGCAGCGAGAACGGCGAGTACAGCAACATCACCGCCGCCAACATCTCGATCAACTGCGCCGACGACAAGCCTCGGTACACACAGGCAGACGTGGAGCGGAAACTGCCCGAGTTCCGGGCCGCCTCGCCCTTGTTCGGTGACGCCTTCGCCTGGTCCATGCTCAGCTGCACCGACTGGGCCGTGCCGGGCGCCGCCGACCATCCCGACGTGAGCGCGCCCGGCTCCGCACCGATCCTCGTCGTGGGCAACACGGGCGACCCGGCCACGCCGTACGAAGGCGCGCGGCGGATGGTGGAGGCGCTGGGCGAAGGGGTGGGCGTCGAGCTGACGTACAAGGGCCAGGGGCATGGGGCGTACAACAGCAAGAGCAAGTGCGTGCAGAACTCGGTGAACGGATATCTGCTGGACGGGAAGGTGCCGGCGGCCGGGACCGTCTGCACCTGA
- a CDS encoding alpha/beta hydrolase encodes MARFVRWTALAAAAALLATGCSGGSSSDGGEAGGETSGASSPGTSTGSATTLPASLTSQKLEWGQCKAAGDSPAPGDEWQCATLKAPLDWAKPEGRTIDLALIRAEAGGGDRIGSLLFNFGGPGSSGVSTLPWYASNASELGERYDLVSWDPRGVGASEGVRCRSDKEIQAAESVDITPDTQAEETAYFREAAAFGKGCQKSTGKLMAHVSTTDTARDMDLMRQVLGDPKMHYFGISYGTELGGVYAHLFPKNVGRLILDAVADPSADASGHVENQARGFQRALNNYLKSTGQGAEEGTQEIVDLLKRIDESPLPTGSERKLTEALALTGLLRPLYSEASWPTLTSALDAAEQGDGSELLALADEYNDRDPSGHYVTGTHSQRVISCLDDKQRPTAEEARKLLPRFEKVSPVFGPMLGWDTAGWCHDWPVAGQYETPEVSAPGAAPILLVGNTGDPATPYEGTRKMADELGKGVGVTLTWKGEGHAAYGKGSDCVDSAINAYLLQRTVPKDGKVCS; translated from the coding sequence ATGGCGCGTTTCGTACGGTGGACGGCTCTGGCGGCCGCCGCCGCGCTGTTGGCGACGGGGTGCAGCGGCGGCTCGTCCTCGGACGGCGGGGAGGCCGGCGGGGAGACGAGTGGCGCGAGTTCACCAGGCACCTCCACCGGCTCGGCGACCACACTGCCGGCCTCACTGACCTCGCAGAAGCTCGAGTGGGGGCAGTGCAAGGCCGCCGGGGACTCCCCCGCGCCGGGCGACGAGTGGCAGTGCGCGACGCTCAAGGCACCGTTGGACTGGGCGAAACCGGAGGGCAGGACGATCGACCTCGCCCTGATCCGCGCCGAGGCGGGCGGCGGCGACCGCATCGGCTCGCTCCTGTTCAACTTCGGCGGCCCTGGCAGTTCAGGAGTGTCCACACTGCCGTGGTATGCCTCCAACGCGTCCGAACTGGGCGAGCGGTACGACCTGGTGAGCTGGGATCCGCGCGGGGTTGGCGCCAGCGAGGGCGTCCGCTGCCGCAGCGACAAGGAGATCCAGGCCGCCGAGTCGGTGGACATCACGCCGGACACCCAGGCCGAGGAGACGGCGTACTTCCGGGAGGCCGCCGCCTTCGGCAAGGGCTGCCAGAAGTCCACGGGGAAGCTGATGGCACATGTGTCGACCACCGACACCGCCCGCGACATGGACCTGATGCGCCAGGTCCTCGGCGATCCGAAGATGCACTACTTCGGGATCTCCTACGGCACCGAACTCGGCGGTGTCTACGCCCACTTGTTCCCGAAGAACGTGGGGCGGCTGATCCTGGACGCGGTCGCCGACCCGAGCGCCGACGCGTCGGGGCACGTCGAGAACCAGGCCAGGGGCTTCCAGCGCGCGCTGAACAACTACCTCAAGTCCACCGGCCAGGGTGCCGAGGAGGGCACGCAGGAGATCGTGGACCTGCTGAAGCGGATCGATGAGAGCCCGCTCCCGACCGGATCCGAGCGAAAGCTCACGGAAGCACTCGCGCTCACCGGTCTCCTCAGGCCGCTGTACAGCGAGGCGAGTTGGCCGACCCTGACCAGTGCGCTCGATGCGGCCGAGCAGGGAGACGGCTCGGAACTTCTGGCGCTCGCCGACGAGTACAACGACCGCGACCCGTCGGGGCACTACGTCACGGGGACCCACTCGCAACGGGTCATATCGTGCCTGGACGACAAGCAGCGCCCCACCGCCGAGGAGGCGAGGAAGCTGCTGCCACGATTCGAGAAGGTCTCCCCCGTGTTCGGACCCATGCTGGGCTGGGACACGGCGGGCTGGTGTCACGACTGGCCGGTGGCCGGACAGTACGAAACCCCCGAGGTGAGCGCGCCAGGTGCGGCACCGATCCTGCTGGTCGGCAACACCGGCGATCCGGCGACGCCCTACGAGGGCACCCGGAAAATGGCCGACGAACTCGGCAAGGGCGTCGGTGTGACGCTCACGTGGAAGGGCGAGGGCCACGCCGCCTATGGGAAGGGGAGCGACTGCGTCGACTCGGCGATCAACGCGTACCTGCTTCAGCGGACGGTGCCCAAGGACGGCAAGGTCTGCTCATGA